The genome window ATAAACAGAAGTCGTGATTTCTTCACGCCGGCACAAGAGACATAGGAGGCCGCTAGTCAGAACCCCATTCCGGTGACAGTTTGGTCATGACTGAGAAGTTCGGCCACCTTGGTCCACGGTAAGCTCATGAACTGCGTCCCTCTCCTCGGTCCACCGCAGCATGGACTTGGCCCTCCGATTCAAGATCCAGGGTCTAGATCTAGGGCCCATGTGCTGACAAGAGGGACCGGGTGCTGGCATGGTTGTGGCCGCTAGCGTGGGGGTTAATTAAACGGTATTGAAAATGTGATGATGCTAAATACCTGTTTTGTTACGTGGGAGTGTAGAGTAGATGAAGCGCAATAATTTAGGGGTCATATAGACTTATTCCCTTTCTAGACCCATTGATTCGGCTTAATTTGGATCTTCAACCATCTGGAAATTCTGGATATGTAAACTAGAGTAGCCTGTAAGATTCCTCTTCAAAGGAAAATCTGCAAAGATCATTTGCGGAAAGTCGTCTGATTCAGTCTTCTTAAATCGTTTCAGAAGAAAGAATCTAGGCACGTGAAATTGAACCAAATTCGTTTCCTTTCCCCTTCCATTTTGTCGACATGGACCATTTGTGGATTTTTGTGGCTAATACAGTACAATGGGAGAAAATTGCTTCTGGGATTCAATCGACGGTCCTTGTTTGTACGATCAGTTAAGTGCCcctgtttttttcttctttttttctgaagCCTGTGCTCAGACATTCGTCACATCATTCCATGTCGAAATAAAATGGGCAAGAAACTTTTGAATGGCGTCTCTGTTCCATTTGAAACCATACATTACAGCGGTACAATACCCTTCCTAACCTGGGAAAGATCTAGTCAGACTTCACAGCTCAAGAATGGAATTCTTCAAAATGGATTTTCCCCATCACAAAAGGAACTTCTAAAATATATACTGTATTATTGGTCTTAGCAATTCATTTGAGGAAAACTCTTGTATCAAGCACGGACATTCAAGCCAAGAATTTCTCCACCTTCTCCACTTCCTCCACGCTCCCGATGTACAGAGGCACTCTCTGGTGGATCTGCACAACGCAAACACAAAGATTAATCTCCTGATATCGAATTCAGGTGCGCAcatttaaattttcaagtacATTGGTGAAGCACTAATGCATCCCTCTGAACATACATACCTCTGTCGGCGTGATGTCAAGAATCCTCTGGTGGCCGTCGGAGCCCTTGCCGCCGGCCTGCTCGACGATGAAGCTCATGGGCGCGCACTCGTAGAGCAACCGCAGCTTGCcgttcttgctcttcttgtccctCGGGTACCCGTAGATCCCACCGTAGAGCAGCGTGCGGTGGAAATCGCCGACGAGGCTGCCGATGTAGCGCGCGGAGTAGGGCTTCCCGGAGTCGCCGGGCTCCTTGAGGCTGTCCATGTACTGCTTCAGCTTGTCGTCCCACAGCGCGTAGTTGCCCTCGTTGAAGGCGTAGATCTTGCCGGCCTTGGGGATCTGCACCTTCTCCTGCGTCAGCACGAACTCACCGTACATGGGGTCGAGCGTGAACACGTACACCCCCGTGCCGATGGTGAGCACGAAGATGACGGAACTCGAGTACATGCAGTAGCCAGCGGCGAGGAGGTTGCTCCCCGGCTGGCACACGCTCACAATGCACCTCTGCTCCACCGAGTCAAGCTGCACGTACGCATTCGTACCGCGAGTTAATTTGTTACTTAGAGCGACGAATGAACATGTGCTAGCTGCTAAAGATTAATGGTACGAACGGTCGCGTCGTCGCCGAGATCGGTGAGGCACTCGTCATTGGGGCTGTAGATGCCGAAGATGGAGCCGGTGGAGACGGCGGCGTCGATGTTGGAGGAGCCGTCAAGTGGATCGAACACGACGATGTAGTTGCCCGAGTAGctctcctccaccgccaccggcacgtcctcctcctccgacgcgATCACGCCGGTGCGCCCGCTAGACTTGAGGCAGTTGGAGAACACCTGCAAGAGCGCGTGCGATGTGGTTTCTTGACTTCTTAGTGTTCAGTCGTGTTGCTCGAGGTGGGATGTTGAATTGCTCCTGTTGTTTGCTAATTACTAGTACGATCGAGTTGAGATACTTACCTCGTTGGAGACGACGTCGAGCTTCTTCTGGTCCTCGCCCTGCACGTTGACGGCGCCCTGGACGCCGGTGAGGTTTGAAATGGGCGCGCGCTGCACCAGCGAGGCGATCTGCTTGCACGCCGTGGAGATGCTGGCGAGCACGATGGTCATCTCGCCGTCGATGACCCCGGCCTGCTCCTGCTTCAACAGCCACGTCGTGAGAGTGACTATCTCGTAGCTCGACTTCTTGCtcgtctccgccgccgcgggcGCCGTGTTCACGGCAGCCATGCACCGCACGTTGGCAGCCGACGACGCCTGGCCGGCCGCGACCCTGCCGGGCCTCTTGGCCTGGCCGAGGAAGGAGAGGCGGCATCGGAGTGAGGCCGCCTGGcgggagagaaggagaaggtggGAGGAGGTCGCTGCGGCGGCCATTGCTGCTGGCTTGCTGTCCTCTTGCCGCGGCTACCCCGTcttggtgttggtggtggcttCTTGTTTTGTTCCATTGGTTTCAGGTTGAGGTCTGTGTGGTTTGGGAGCGGGAGTGTGGATTGGGGAGAGAATTGTGAGGACGGCGTTGCTTCACTGCTTCAGCCTCGGAGTGCAGCCACCTGACCAACTTGCACGGTTGCACACCTGATGCCTGAGTCGCATACTCACATACCTCCTGATTACATCTTTTAGATCCTAGCGGGAATGCTGCAGGATCGCCAAGTTCAGATTGGTGAGGTTTTAAGTATGAATCTTGGATTAGGCCAATCACAATTCGCTTTAACTTCCACTGGAATTTGATCAAGTGGTGGTGCTTGATTTTGGCATGCCTGTAGTCCTTCGTATACTAGCTAGCATATAGCTGAAATGCAGCAAGATGCCAAACCTTTTCAATTTCGACATGCAAAATTGCAGACAAATGAAATTGTGCATTTATTTTGAGTGTACAGTTGTAAACAAATGAAATCGTACATGAACGGCTCTATTTGACATTTGGACTGATGCCATGTTGCAAGATGCCAAATCTTTTCAATTTCGACATGCCAAATCTGTAGCCATGTAGCACCTGTTCTAGAAGGAATAAAGCCCAATACATGACCCAATTCGTTGGCCCATCTTGGCCATGGCCCAACAAGAACACCCCGCTCCGTCAGCCCTCGGTCTGAAAAGCTTCCCTGCACGGGCTAGTGGAGATTTTTGGAGCGCTCGTACTTCACCTGTCAACCCCGAATAGAATGACTCGATTTGTGAAAAACAAGTCACAGTGAATCAACTGAAAGCTAATGTTGCATTTCACCATCCGATCTGAATGTCAAACATCCCCGCCAACAGCAGCAAATGGTAGATGGGcctttagaagaaaaaaaatcagacctGATATTACATCTCGTTACGCTAGCAAGGGATAAATCAGCactttaggtttaatttaatttataaataaatcatGAATTCGTACTGATAAACTAGCATCATCATATAGTAAGAGCAAATTTATGCAATAGTATTATACAAATATCTAACTAATATACTCGATGACAGGAACAATAAAATACAGAGCGAGAGAGTATGATGAAATAATAGATGTGATTGCACTGAACTATCGATCTCCTTCAGAGGGGGCAGAGGCAGGAGGAAATTGGTCTCCCTTATGAGGAGATGCTGAGGATATCTTGATGTCGATATAGAAGATGATGTAGAGAAAGTAAATTATGAGTAGTTGCGCTGAGTATTTAAAAAAACCTCATTCGTGCTCTCTCGGTGCATGATCTTAAGGACGATGAGTTCTAGAGACTTGTTCTTTCAATCACCAGTGCACACCGACACACGAGATGCGATAGTCTACATGTGGCGGCGCAacagagagaaagaggcaagAACCATAATTTGTGTATGCACCTTTGTGCTAGCATATGGtagatatatagagagaaaTCTCGTGTGGTTAAGATGTGTCATAATCGAACTCTTAACCGTTACGATCTTTATATCTCATAGTCGTGTTAACCGTCCCACATAGCAAAAACAAAActgcaaaataaaaaaaggttGTACCTACGTAAGGTAATACTGGATCGAATTTTGACAAATCAATCACGCAGGTATGACGCGCCCATCAGGCCCAGCGAGACAAGAGAGTGGGCGTGCTTGTTCTTCATTTCATCCTATCAATCAAGCTAATGGGATGGAGGACACAAAACTTATAAATTAGTCTCCTTCCACCTTTACAAGCAATATGAGACTAAAGAGGTGCACGTATGATTGGGCCTTTTAGATTTCCAGAAATTATCAATGACCTagccatatattctaacaatttATTCTCTACCCATCTGTTCTAACAATTTCTTCTCTACATTCTTTCTGATGAGCCTGACGAGCTCTGATCGCCTTGGCGAGCTTCGAGTTCAGCAAAATGCATGCACTCTTGGGAATCTTTCATAGCAGGATCCCAAGCGATTAGAGGACAGGCAACGCCTATGTTTTCTAACTAACTGGACATTCCAAGGCAATTAATCTGCGTGCATGATACGCGTACGTTGACGGTGCTATGCTTTGCATCGAGCCATCGACAGGTCCAACAAACTTGTTCTCTTCGGTTCCGATCGCAGCCACCAAACGGGAAGCGCAGACAAACACACTCGTCGAGAATAACTCTTCGCTTGTTTGTTCTCTTAACGGGCACCGGAATCTTCGAGGTAGGATCGAAATCGGCAAGCCTTGTTCGGAATGTCTGATTCACTCGACGATGTAGGAATCACCGTCTTGGTGTTATCACGTTCTGCGTCATCTTAGGAAATGCCATGCCATGTAAGTCAATGCCAAAAACTGTGCCCAATGTTCAACACCAGCGCGAATCCAAAGACGCATTGCAGTCAGTAGTGGAAGAAAATATCGATGTCGAGTTAGTCAACCGGCAGGCCTACTTTGCCTACCAGTGATTGTGTTAATGAAAATTCTGGAACCTAACCGAGTACTTCCACTTGCGATCGATCCACCAGCTATGTTACTCTGTGTAGAATTTCATAACAAGCTTCGCCAAGCTTGTGCCCTATCCGGTAGCTGCTTGACCCGACGCGGTAAAACCTGAATTGACCCGACACGGTAAAACCTGAGTGAAGGACGGACACCATTTCCGGGCAAGCAAGGACCGTTAGCTTTTGCTCGAAATGTCCTTTCGCACGGCGGATTACCCTAGCGCAGCCATGGTAGTACTGAAAAAGGCATCGCACTACCGGCCTGTACTATTGGCCTTTCGAGTTCGAACGGCCATTTGCAATAATTGCGGAGGAGTCAGAGGCATCGGCACTCGATTGCAGATGCTGGCACAAAGAAATTGTCATTTCTCCACGTTCTCTATTTCTTTCCGGCACGCGTCGCTTTCGGCAAAAAATTTCTCCGCAGATTGTGCATCCATTAGTCAGATAACGATCTGAAGGTCTGAACCCTCTCCACCTCTCGCTCACAAATTCACCTAGTCGACGATGTATCTAGCCATGAGGCATCCCCTTTTTACTTGGAGCTAGCCTTGCGTCTCCACACGGTCAGAGACTCCCGCACCCATTAGCTGGGCTGCTGCTACTTGCTGAGTGCCCAACTCACGCCGTGGTGTGGATGGCTGTGACAAAACACAGCACGGCCATCTTTCAAAGCCCGCACTCGCGCTAGCGCATGCGAGGTGTCGACGCGGACGGCCACGCTTTACAGCTCCAAAGTGTAAGACTATATTTGGATATCTCTAAATATGATAGTTTATAATTAATTTAGATTATGATCCTATGTTATAAATCCTAACCGCCGTCAGCTTTCGCATCACACGCCCCTTAGGAGATCAATCTCTATGATCTCCGCTAGGGCAGCCCTGTCCATACATAGCATTCCCGTCGTCAATTATGTTGATTGGTCGTactatagagtcttttcctgaTCTGTTAATTGAGGTTTTCTCTCTCGCTGGTGGTTGATCGGTGTTTCTCTTTGGTTTTTTAGATCCAAGATCGGTTTTCGTCGCCCACCGTCCTCGTGCCCGTTTTCTCTACTCATGGGCGAAGCAGGTCGTGCGTGCGCCCGTTTCACGCGTCACCGCCCCAGCTGCTGCTGTGTCGCATTCGGACCACAGTGCTGCAGCCCGTGGTCGTGCCTCCGTAGCACCGCTGTGCAGTTTAGCCAACGAAGGTTCTCGCCGTCCCTACGCACCGCGACACTCCGGCTGATCGACACCGCCTTTCTTGGCATGTCGTTGTCTTAGTCGTCAGCGCACTTGATCTTTGTCATGCTATTCGGGTGTTCTTTGCTGGCTTCTTCGAGCACCGTCGTTATGCTCTCTCGGACACTGGCATCGCCGCTCCAAACTGTTGGTTCTGCCTCCCTCTACCGCCCTCGTCTAGTACAACCTCATAGCCAACATCGCAGACTCCTCCCCGACTACTTCATTTACTCCAGGAACCGCGGGGTGTATCGGCACTCTCCTCCTCGCCACTCTGCGAACCGCAACCATCAAACATTGGCGTATGGTTGGGCTCCCTACCTTCACGCGTCCGGTACTGGCAACACCGATATGTGTTTTCATCCCCGATGCGTTCCCGAGCCTGGCAAATCCGGTGCACGCCTCGGCCTCAACAGCCTCTATTGCATCAACTTCGACATCGACCTCTCCTTCGACACTAACCTCATCTACATAATCGTCCTCTTCCCTTAGGGCCTTCCCGCGCCCATCTACCATCTACATGGGCTCCTCATCAGTTTCCACTCCAGTCGCAAATACTCGCAACACTGCGACACTACGACTATGGGGGATATCAGTTCGTCGGCTCGACACCTTCGACTTCTTTTTCGGTCTGATCGTCTGCGATACTCCCGCTATGACTACGGagatattagaatatatttaggATATCTTCAGATATGTTAGTTTAGATTTGATTATAATCCTAAAATACCTAACTTATCTTTAGGAGTAACTTCTTGCCCTCCAAACCttatactctatatattttaCTCTCCAAGCTCAATACAGTACATCAACTATATTAATTAATTCTCATATTCTATCAAAAAAAAGTGCTGCTCGGCGCGGTTAGTTTTCTATTGCTGCCGCCGGCCGCGCGCGGCTATGCGGTGCGCACCAACCGGGTAAAACGAGGAGGAGATGATTGGGGAGGGCGTTGCCGTCTTGCCGAGTTGGTCGCGCGCACCAGGACAGTGCGAAAAACAGTGCTCCGCTTTGCTGCTGACATATCTCCGGCAACCGATGTGGACGGACCAGTGCGAGAACCATGCGCCGTCTGGTACGAGCTTCCTGCGCCTACTTGCGGTTGCAGTCGCGAGCTTGCCGTCCGGTGGTAACATGCATCCTTGTTCTCCTTGGCAGTTGCTCTACAGGCTGATGTGCTAGTTCCAGAATCGAaccctttttttgttttgtttttctctttgaCCTTTTACGGCTGTTTATTATGATTTGGATCCGTTCTGCCATCTGCCTAACTCTATGAAGTAGTCCTTCCCGCAACCCAATTGCTTTTGACTTTATTTCCCTGCGAAATAAAAAATCGGAGTCTTATCAGCCCCGCAACATTTTTCAGTTATTGGTCATTGACACCTTTGAATCAATGAATGAATTGTCGGTAACGTGCAACACGGCCAATTCTTCCACGCCGATGTGACCACCGGAACCACCACTCCAGTAGTGGGCGCAGCCAGCAGTAAGAGTGTCGTTCGTTCGTTACCGCCGGTGAAAGCGTCGGTGTCCGAGGAGTCCGGTGATGTCGGGCCTTGACGTGAAATTAGCGAGCAGTGGCTTGTTTAGCATTTCAGTTATAGCACGAAAGACACAGGTTGCTCACCGGAATTAAGATCGCGGTGTCAGGTTGTTGGGGATAGCACATAGCACGTCCAGCAGATAATATTCCCGTCACTGTGGCAAGGCAACCGATGCCACCAGCAAACCCGGCTCACCAATCGTGACAGCGGCCGGCAGGTGATCTCTCGCCGGTAAACCCCGCAAAGCGACATGGTTCAGCACTCACTGCGTGCTGTAGGATTTACCAATAATCTTCTTATCAGATCCGCTTTGGTCGATCGCCATTATCCAAAATGTGGATCGGGTTAATCATTAGTTTCCCGGTATTTTTTTGTGATTGGTCCTACGATTCGACtagaaaaatatgagatatTTAACATGTCGTCATGTACCGCGACCGGATCAAATCGGATCGTCAATCGTGTACGACTGTAAACGATGAGGAATATTGGTCTGATTGATCCGTGGATCTCCCATGTCGAGCGGCAGCCGGACACCTGTCGCGGCCTCTGCAAACAATGATGAGGACAGAGTGGTGgaggccatggccatggcctgGCAGACTGACTGGCCGTTAGAAGCTAGCGCGCTGCAGCGGCGGCAGCAACAACCTGGTTGGCACGTCGGGAGAAGCCGACGACAAGATCCCCAcccgc of Phragmites australis chromosome 3, lpPhrAust1.1, whole genome shotgun sequence contains these proteins:
- the LOC133912138 gene encoding fructose-1,6-bisphosphatase, chloroplastic, which codes for MAAAATSSHLLLLSRQAASLRCRLSFLGQAKRPGRVAAGQASSAANVRCMAAVNTAPAAAETSKKSSYEIVTLTTWLLKQEQAGVIDGEMTIVLASISTACKQIASLVQRAPISNLTGVQGAVNVQGEDQKKLDVVSNEVFSNCLKSSGRTGVIASEEEDVPVAVEESYSGNYIVVFDPLDGSSNIDAAVSTGSIFGIYSPNDECLTDLGDDATLDSVEQRCIVSVCQPGSNLLAAGYCMYSSSVIFVLTIGTGVYVFTLDPMYGEFVLTQEKVQIPKAGKIYAFNEGNYALWDDKLKQYMDSLKEPGDSGKPYSARYIGSLVGDFHRTLLYGGIYGYPRDKKSKNGKLRLLYECAPMSFIVEQAGGKGSDGHQRILDITPTEIHQRVPLYIGSVEEVEKVEKFLA